In a single window of the Caulobacter soli genome:
- a CDS encoding STN domain-containing protein, with amino-acid sequence MTSMGRRRPSGLIAMAAIFMLIEPAAAHAQRAAYHVNLPAQPLGAALRAFSQTTNAQIIFAESQVRGKRSPTLVGAYTVDEGLRTLLVGADLSVVRTRAGVYSVIAKRSHQGAVRVPSPRA; translated from the coding sequence ATGACGAGTATGGGGCGACGAAGGCCCAGCGGCCTGATCGCCATGGCGGCGATCTTCATGCTGATCGAGCCCGCCGCGGCCCACGCCCAGAGGGCGGCCTATCACGTGAACCTGCCCGCCCAGCCGCTCGGCGCCGCCCTGCGAGCCTTCAGCCAGACGACCAACGCCCAGATCATCTTCGCCGAGAGCCAGGTGCGCGGAAAGCGCAGCCCGACCCTGGTCGGCGCCTATACCGTCGACGAGGGGCTGCGGACATTGCTGGTCGGCGCCGACCTTTCCGTCGTGCGTACGCGGGCGGGCGTCTATTCGGTGATCGCCAAACGTTCTCACCAGGGCGCCGTTCGGGTTCCGAGCCCTCGTGCGTAG
- a CDS encoding OmpH family outer membrane protein, which produces MALLPVRVLALVLAAGVAAPALAQVPAAQPLGGTAVPGVCLLSREAIYGNAKVGVAATARLQQLTQEAQAEVQTDRKALDVDLKAYQAEQAKLTPAQRQAKEQALAPRVQAMQAKAQQRSREIEATREKVLAQISTAAQPVIAQAYKAKSCGLLVDRNSVLGGNLSNDLTADVVKGLDATMSTISFNREVLPAAPQAATR; this is translated from the coding sequence ATGGCGTTGCTCCCCGTTCGCGTTCTGGCGCTCGTTCTCGCCGCCGGCGTCGCCGCTCCGGCCCTGGCCCAAGTCCCCGCCGCCCAGCCGCTGGGCGGAACCGCCGTTCCCGGCGTCTGCCTGTTGTCGCGCGAGGCGATCTACGGCAACGCCAAGGTCGGCGTCGCGGCCACGGCCCGGCTGCAGCAACTGACCCAGGAAGCCCAGGCCGAGGTCCAGACCGACCGCAAGGCGCTGGACGTCGACCTGAAGGCCTACCAAGCCGAGCAAGCCAAGCTGACACCGGCCCAGCGCCAGGCCAAGGAACAGGCCCTGGCGCCGCGCGTCCAGGCCATGCAGGCCAAGGCTCAACAGCGCTCGCGCGAGATCGAGGCGACCCGCGAAAAGGTCCTGGCCCAGATCTCCACCGCCGCCCAGCCGGTCATCGCCCAGGCCTACAAGGCCAAGAGCTGCGGGCTGCTGGTCGACCGCAACTCGGTCCTCGGCGGCAACCTCAGCAACGACCTGACCGCCGACGTGGTCAAGGGCCTGGACGCCACAATGAGCACCATCAGCTTCAACCGCGAGGTCCTGCCGGCCGCGCCGCAAGCCGCGACCCGCTAA
- a CDS encoding efflux RND transporter permease subunit, whose translation MSFNLSALAVRERSVTLFLIIAIVLAGTFAFFKLGRAEDPSFTIKVMTVVTAWPGATAQEMQDQVAEPLEKRLQELKWYDRAETFTRPGLAFTTLTLKDPIPPKEVQEQFYQARKKLGDEAANLPRGVLGPFINDEYGDVTFALYALKAKGEPHRQLVRQAETLRQRLLHVPGVKKVNIIGERPERIFVEFSQDRLSNLGVSPREIFAALNERNLVTPAGSIETNGPQVQMRLDGALDDLQTIKDTPIVVGGKTLKLSDLAEVKRGYEDPATFFIRNGGEPALELGVVMKERYNGLQLGKDLDKEAKAIAGELPLGLTFAKVTDQAVNITEAYDEFMLKFFVALAVVIAVSLLSLGFRVGVVVALAVPLTLAAVFVIMLATGRDFDRITLGALILSLGLLVDDAIIIIETIVVKMEEGRDRIFASTYAWGHTAAPMLAGTLVTIIGLMPVGFAKSSAGEYAGNIFWVVAFALITSWFVAVIFTPYLGVMLLPKIKPVEGGHAAIYDTPRYRQFRGLIGWTVANRLKVVLGVVAALVVSFLMMGMVKQQFFPISDRPEVLIEVQTPEGSSIETTSQATAKVEAWLSKQPEAKIVTSYIGQGAPRFFLAMSPELPDPSFAKIVVLTSNEKARDALKSRVRQFAQQGSVTGARIRATQIVFGPPSPWPVAFRVMGPDQAKVREIAQQVRGVMQANHSLRQVNTDWGERVPSIHFVLDQDRLRAMGLSSHDASEQLQFLLTGAPVTQVREDIRTVEVIARTSGADRLDPAKLGAFTLLGSEGQRVPLDQIGKAEIRMEDPILRRRDRLPTITVRADVGAEFQPPAASAEVIQALAPIQAKLPAGYRIEAGADIEEAGKANAALAAVFPLMFILMMIVIIFQVRSLSAMWMVLLTAPLALVGVVPTLLIFHQPFGFNAILGLIGLAGIIMRNGLILIGQIHTNEKDGLDPFHAVVEATVQRARPVILTALAAVLAFVSLTFSVFWSSLAYTLIGGTIGGTVLTLVFLPALYALWFKIREESRADPSMAPAMEASPA comes from the coding sequence ATGAGCTTCAACCTCTCCGCCCTGGCGGTGCGCGAACGCTCCGTCACCCTGTTCCTGATCATCGCCATCGTGCTGGCCGGGACGTTCGCCTTCTTCAAGCTGGGCCGGGCCGAGGACCCCAGCTTCACCATAAAGGTGATGACCGTGGTCACCGCCTGGCCGGGCGCCACCGCGCAGGAAATGCAGGACCAGGTGGCCGAGCCGCTGGAAAAGCGGCTGCAGGAGCTGAAATGGTACGACCGCGCCGAGACCTTCACCCGTCCGGGCCTGGCCTTCACCACCCTGACCCTGAAGGACCCGATCCCGCCCAAGGAGGTGCAGGAGCAGTTCTACCAGGCCCGCAAGAAGCTGGGCGACGAAGCCGCCAACCTGCCGCGCGGCGTGCTGGGCCCGTTCATCAACGACGAGTATGGCGACGTGACCTTCGCGCTCTACGCGCTGAAGGCCAAGGGTGAACCCCACCGCCAGCTGGTGCGTCAGGCCGAGACCCTGCGCCAGCGCCTGCTGCACGTGCCGGGCGTCAAGAAGGTCAACATCATCGGCGAGCGGCCCGAGCGCATCTTCGTCGAGTTCTCGCAGGATCGCCTGTCCAACCTAGGCGTCAGCCCGCGCGAGATCTTCGCCGCCCTGAACGAGCGCAACCTCGTCACCCCCGCCGGCTCGATCGAAACCAACGGCCCGCAGGTGCAGATGCGCCTGGACGGCGCGCTGGACGACCTGCAGACGATCAAGGACACGCCGATCGTGGTTGGCGGCAAGACCCTGAAGCTGTCCGACCTGGCCGAGGTCAAGCGCGGCTACGAGGACCCCGCGACCTTCTTCATCCGCAACGGCGGCGAGCCGGCCCTGGAGCTCGGGGTGGTGATGAAGGAGCGCTACAATGGCCTGCAACTGGGCAAGGATCTGGACAAGGAAGCCAAGGCCATCGCCGGCGAGCTGCCGCTGGGCCTGACCTTCGCCAAGGTCACCGACCAGGCGGTGAACATCACCGAGGCCTATGACGAGTTCATGCTGAAGTTCTTCGTGGCCCTGGCCGTGGTGATCGCCGTCAGCCTGCTGAGCCTGGGCTTCCGCGTCGGGGTCGTCGTGGCCCTGGCCGTGCCGCTGACCCTGGCGGCCGTGTTCGTGATCATGCTGGCCACCGGCCGCGACTTCGACCGCATCACCCTGGGCGCCCTGATCCTGTCGCTGGGCCTGCTGGTCGACGACGCCATCATCATCATCGAGACCATCGTGGTGAAGATGGAGGAAGGCCGCGACCGCATCTTCGCCTCGACCTATGCCTGGGGCCACACGGCCGCGCCGATGCTGGCCGGCACCCTGGTGACGATCATCGGCCTGATGCCGGTGGGCTTCGCCAAGTCCAGCGCCGGCGAATATGCCGGCAACATCTTCTGGGTCGTGGCCTTCGCCCTGATCACCTCGTGGTTCGTGGCGGTGATCTTCACGCCCTACCTGGGCGTGATGCTGCTGCCGAAGATCAAGCCCGTCGAGGGCGGTCACGCGGCCATTTACGACACGCCGCGCTACCGCCAGTTCCGTGGCCTGATCGGCTGGACGGTCGCCAACCGACTGAAGGTGGTGCTGGGCGTCGTGGCGGCGCTGGTCGTGTCCTTCCTGATGATGGGCATGGTCAAGCAGCAGTTCTTCCCGATCTCCGACCGCCCCGAGGTGCTGATCGAGGTGCAGACTCCCGAGGGCTCCAGCATCGAGACCACCAGCCAGGCGACGGCCAAGGTCGAGGCGTGGCTGAGCAAGCAGCCGGAGGCCAAGATCGTCACCAGCTATATCGGCCAGGGCGCGCCCCGCTTCTTCCTGGCCATGTCGCCCGAGCTGCCCGATCCGTCCTTCGCCAAGATCGTGGTGCTGACCTCGAACGAGAAGGCGCGTGACGCCCTCAAGAGCCGGGTGCGCCAGTTCGCGCAGCAGGGCTCCGTCACGGGCGCCCGCATCCGCGCCACCCAGATCGTCTTCGGCCCGCCCTCGCCCTGGCCGGTGGCCTTCCGCGTCATGGGACCCGACCAGGCCAAGGTGCGTGAGATCGCGCAGCAGGTTCGCGGCGTCATGCAGGCCAACCATTCTCTGCGGCAGGTCAACACCGACTGGGGCGAACGGGTCCCGAGCATCCACTTCGTGCTCGACCAGGACCGTCTGCGCGCCATGGGCCTGTCCAGCCACGACGCGTCCGAGCAGCTGCAGTTCCTGCTGACCGGCGCGCCCGTGACCCAGGTCCGCGAGGACATCCGCACCGTCGAGGTGATCGCCCGCACCAGCGGCGCCGATCGCCTGGACCCGGCCAAGCTGGGCGCCTTCACCCTGCTCGGCTCGGAAGGCCAGCGCGTGCCGCTCGACCAGATCGGCAAGGCCGAGATCCGCATGGAGGATCCCATCCTGCGCCGCCGCGACCGGCTGCCCACCATCACCGTCCGCGCTGACGTCGGGGCCGAGTTCCAGCCGCCCGCCGCCTCCGCCGAGGTGATCCAGGCGCTGGCGCCGATCCAGGCCAAGCTGCCGGCCGGCTACCGGATCGAGGCCGGCGCCGACATCGAGGAAGCCGGCAAGGCCAATGCGGCCCTGGCGGCGGTCTTCCCGCTGATGTTCATCCTGATGATGATCGTGATCATCTTCCAGGTGCGGTCGCTGTCGGCGATGTGGATGGTGCTGTTGACCGCGCCCCTGGCCCTGGTCGGGGTGGTGCCGACGCTGCTGATCTTCCACCAGCCGTTCGGCTTCAACGCCATCCTGGGCCTGATCGGCCTGGCGGGGATCATCATGCGCAACGGCCTGATCCTGATCGGCCAGATCCACACCAACGAGAAGGACGGCCTGGACCCGTTCCACGCCGTGGTCGAGGCCACGGTCCAGCGGGCCCGGCCGGTGATCCTGACCGCCCTGGCGGCGGTGCTGGCCTTCGTGTCGCTGACCTTCTCGGTGTTCTGGTCGTCGCTGGCCTACACCCTGATCGGCGGCACGATCGGCGGAACCGTGCTGACCCTTGTGTTCCTGCCGGCGCTCTATGCGCTCTGGTTCAAGATCCGCGAGGAATCGCGCGCTGATCCTTCAATGGCTCCGGCCATGGAGGCGTCCCCCGCCTAG
- a CDS encoding TetR/AcrR family transcriptional regulator, which translates to MSITTLDATYLSMTIDTTTHDAAAGRRGPADHAIRQQIIDAADAHFARFGYGKTTVADLAKAVGFSKAYIYKFFESKQAIGEAICAQCLDKIMSAAFASAAEARTPTEKFRKLFSTITAKSTELLFQEKLLYDLAANSATENWPSALAYLQRVEAALREIILLGREAGEFERKTPIDETCSAIMLAMQPFMHPLLLEFNLDGLPETQTMVINMILRSLAP; encoded by the coding sequence TTGTCAATCACGACCCTCGATGCTACCTATCTGAGCATGACCATCGACACCACGACCCATGACGCCGCCGCGGGTCGCCGCGGGCCGGCCGACCACGCCATCCGCCAGCAGATCATCGACGCCGCAGACGCCCACTTCGCGCGCTTCGGCTACGGCAAGACCACGGTCGCGGACCTGGCCAAGGCCGTCGGCTTCTCGAAGGCCTACATCTACAAGTTCTTCGAGTCCAAGCAGGCGATCGGCGAGGCGATCTGCGCCCAGTGCCTGGACAAGATCATGTCGGCCGCTTTCGCCAGCGCCGCCGAGGCGCGCACGCCGACCGAGAAATTTCGAAAGCTTTTCAGCACCATAACGGCGAAAAGCACCGAACTCCTGTTCCAGGAGAAGCTGCTCTACGACCTGGCCGCCAACTCCGCGACCGAGAACTGGCCCTCCGCGCTCGCCTATCTCCAGCGGGTCGAGGCGGCCTTGCGCGAGATCATCCTGCTGGGCCGCGAGGCGGGCGAGTTCGAGCGCAAGACGCCGATCGACGAGACCTGCTCGGCCATCATGCTGGCCATGCAGCCGTTCATGCATCCGCTGCTGCTTGAGTTCAATCTGGACGGCCTGCCAGAGACCCAGACCATGGTCATCAACATGATCCTGCGAAGCTTGGCGCCGTAG
- a CDS encoding efflux transporter outer membrane subunit, with translation MRSVSSLALLALAGVTLSACAVGPNYVAPPSAVSGTFIGANAVAQRAAPPAPTDQAAWWKGFNDPVLDGLVDRALAQNLDLAQATARVTQARAGLSAATAALLPSGGVQASAARSHLSTQTPTGRLASGAPGFDRDGSLYEADVTAGWEVDVFGGLRRDREAAVADYQAAKVGVAAARLSVAAQTADTYLVIRGLQARLAVARGQVDTQSKLVETVRLQQSRQVASELQLHQAEGALAQTRAQVPVLEEGLEAAMNALDVLLGAQPGATRAQLAAAAPVPRAPAITEAVGPADLIRRRPDLAVAEWRLKASNAAIGAAVSEYYPKFSLTGLVGTASTATGSLFQGSANQAQGVLGLRWRLFDFGRVNAEIKVAKGRNAESLAAYQQSVLRATADVEDSFSSLVKREDEARILVGGEQSLSKARSASELAYKAGAVSLIEVLDADARLLAARDARAQADTEAARAAVRSFRALGGGWSPTTRS, from the coding sequence ATGCGATCGGTTTCGAGCTTGGCTCTGCTGGCTCTCGCTGGCGTCACCCTTAGCGCCTGCGCCGTGGGTCCCAACTATGTCGCGCCGCCGTCGGCGGTCTCCGGAACGTTCATCGGCGCCAACGCCGTGGCCCAGCGCGCGGCCCCGCCCGCGCCGACCGACCAGGCAGCCTGGTGGAAGGGCTTCAACGATCCGGTGCTAGACGGCCTGGTCGACCGCGCCCTGGCCCAGAACCTCGACCTGGCCCAGGCCACCGCCCGGGTGACCCAGGCGCGAGCGGGACTGTCGGCCGCCACCGCCGCCTTGCTGCCGTCCGGCGGTGTCCAGGCCAGCGCGGCCCGGTCCCACCTCTCGACCCAGACCCCCACCGGCCGGCTGGCGTCCGGCGCGCCGGGCTTCGACCGTGACGGCTCGCTCTATGAGGCCGATGTCACCGCCGGCTGGGAGGTCGACGTGTTCGGCGGCCTGCGGCGCGACCGCGAGGCGGCCGTCGCCGACTACCAGGCCGCCAAGGTCGGCGTCGCGGCGGCCCGCCTGTCGGTCGCGGCCCAGACAGCCGACACCTATCTGGTGATCCGGGGCCTGCAGGCGCGGCTAGCCGTCGCCCGGGGCCAAGTTGATACCCAGTCAAAGCTGGTCGAGACCGTGCGCCTGCAACAGAGCCGCCAGGTCGCCTCCGAGCTGCAATTGCATCAGGCCGAGGGCGCACTGGCCCAGACCCGCGCCCAGGTGCCGGTGCTGGAGGAGGGGCTCGAGGCGGCGATGAACGCGCTGGACGTGCTGCTGGGCGCCCAGCCCGGCGCCACGCGCGCGCAATTGGCCGCCGCCGCGCCGGTGCCGCGGGCTCCAGCCATCACCGAGGCCGTCGGTCCGGCCGACCTGATCCGCCGTCGTCCCGACCTGGCGGTCGCCGAGTGGCGATTGAAGGCCTCGAACGCCGCGATCGGCGCGGCGGTCTCCGAATACTATCCGAAGTTCTCGCTGACCGGCCTGGTCGGCACGGCCTCGACGGCCACCGGTTCGCTGTTCCAGGGCTCGGCCAACCAGGCCCAGGGCGTGCTGGGTCTGCGCTGGCGTCTGTTCGACTTCGGCCGCGTCAATGCCGAGATCAAGGTCGCCAAGGGCCGCAACGCCGAGAGCCTGGCCGCCTATCAGCAGTCGGTGCTGCGGGCCACGGCCGACGTCGAGGACTCGTTCTCCAGCCTGGTCAAGCGCGAGGACGAGGCGCGGATCCTGGTCGGCGGCGAGCAGTCTCTGTCCAAGGCCCGTTCGGCGTCCGAGCTGGCCTACAAGGCCGGCGCGGTCAGCCTGATCGAGGTGCTGGACGCTGACGCCCGCCTGCTGGCGGCCCGCGACGCCCGCGCCCAGGCCGATACCGAGGCCGCCCGCGCGGCGGTGCGGTCCTTCCGGGCCTTGGGCGGCGGCTGGAGTCCGACCACCCGGAGCTGA
- a CDS encoding site-specific integrase has product MAQFDLFLPPKRPWNTARIIGPKPPFKPKHIWGIRQQLKANGRVRDLAMFNCAIDAKLRGCDLVKLRVSDVAPGGLIRARATIIQQKTGQPVPFEITELTRDALAAWIKVRGRRYDDWLFPSRSRPGGHVSTRQYARLVDKWVAMIELEPRAYGTHSLRRTKVAMIYKKTGNLRACQLLLGHRKLESTVRYLGIEVDDALEMSEAIDL; this is encoded by the coding sequence ATGGCTCAATTTGACCTCTTCCTTCCGCCCAAGCGGCCCTGGAACACTGCCCGCATCATTGGCCCCAAGCCGCCCTTCAAGCCCAAGCACATCTGGGGAATCCGCCAACAGCTGAAAGCCAACGGACGAGTACGCGACCTGGCGATGTTCAATTGCGCGATCGACGCCAAGCTCAGAGGCTGCGACCTAGTGAAGTTGCGGGTCAGCGATGTGGCGCCAGGCGGGTTGATCAGAGCGCGTGCGACGATCATTCAGCAGAAAACTGGTCAACCTGTCCCCTTCGAGATCACGGAGCTCACGCGAGACGCTCTGGCCGCTTGGATCAAGGTTCGAGGCCGCCGCTACGACGACTGGTTGTTTCCCAGCCGCAGTCGGCCTGGCGGACACGTGAGCACCCGACAGTACGCCCGACTCGTCGATAAGTGGGTGGCGATGATCGAGCTTGAGCCGCGGGCCTACGGGACGCACAGCCTCAGGCGAACCAAGGTCGCCATGATTTACAAAAAGACGGGCAACCTGCGGGCTTGCCAGCTTCTCCTCGGGCATCGGAAGCTGGAGAGTACGGTTCGATATCTCGGCATCGAGGTCGACGACGCCCTTGAGATGTCTGAGGCGATCGATCTGTAG
- a CDS encoding TetR/AcrR family transcriptional regulator, with the protein MSQSLPSGPPRPSRPTRAAARWDSTHADLLAAAIDLFRRFGAHATSIGDVVAAANLTKPTLYRHFPSKEALVIACLREEGRQARLALVEALEATPSEPRLRIRAIGGHFAAQFALAPSRGLFALNLAVEYSQPETLVHEAIHAEIERLQDKFALLIAPERSDGMPIITRRLALAIFGASAACQALGALASEYLVESIEDTIAQFRD; encoded by the coding sequence ATGTCTCAATCCTTGCCGTCAGGTCCTCCGCGGCCAAGCCGTCCAACCCGAGCGGCGGCGCGCTGGGACAGTACGCATGCCGACCTGCTCGCGGCGGCGATCGATCTCTTCCGCCGCTTTGGCGCGCACGCGACCTCGATCGGCGATGTGGTCGCGGCGGCCAACCTGACCAAACCCACACTCTATCGGCATTTTCCCAGCAAGGAGGCGCTTGTCATCGCGTGCCTCCGCGAGGAAGGACGCCAAGCCAGGCTCGCGCTGGTTGAAGCCCTTGAGGCTACGCCCAGCGAACCCCGCCTGCGGATCCGCGCGATCGGTGGCCACTTCGCCGCCCAATTCGCCCTAGCGCCAAGCCGGGGCCTCTTCGCCCTCAATCTGGCGGTAGAGTATTCCCAGCCTGAAACGCTCGTGCATGAGGCGATCCATGCTGAAATCGAACGGCTGCAAGACAAGTTTGCTCTGTTGATCGCACCGGAGCGATCCGACGGCATGCCCATCATCACGCGCAGGCTCGCCTTGGCGATCTTCGGCGCGAGCGCCGCCTGTCAAGCACTGGGCGCGCTGGCCAGCGAGTATCTTGTAGAAAGCATTGAAGACACCATCGCGCAGTTTCGGGACTAA
- a CDS encoding SapC family protein, with the protein MSEATPRPMPLFYREPQPLTPTAHAEVRLKDGDYGFAVETNAVSLSVIEFAAAMRHYPIVFSDGETLPVAVLGLGQGNRFVADGRWAEGVYVPAYVRRYPFVFIEAGGGALALGLDVASDRVVQDGEGQALFDGGKPTALTEGAMTFCGELHAAHVQTLAFVAALKAQDLLVPRQADAKLASGQPLTLGGFLVVDRERFAALPDAVVLNWHRQGWLALVHFHLASLDRFADLLARESGAAGSPTVADLSSDLAKTASKSTARSSKKA; encoded by the coding sequence GTGTCCGAAGCCACCCCGCGGCCGATGCCGCTGTTCTATCGTGAGCCCCAGCCCCTCACGCCGACCGCCCATGCCGAGGTCCGGCTGAAGGATGGTGACTACGGCTTCGCCGTCGAGACCAATGCGGTCTCGCTGTCGGTGATCGAGTTCGCCGCGGCCATGCGTCACTACCCGATCGTGTTCTCGGATGGCGAGACCCTTCCGGTCGCTGTGCTGGGTCTCGGCCAGGGCAATCGCTTCGTGGCCGACGGCCGCTGGGCCGAGGGGGTCTATGTGCCGGCCTATGTGCGGCGCTACCCGTTCGTGTTCATCGAGGCGGGCGGCGGCGCCCTAGCCCTGGGCCTGGATGTCGCCTCCGACCGCGTGGTGCAAGACGGAGAGGGGCAGGCCCTGTTCGACGGCGGCAAGCCTACGGCCCTGACCGAGGGAGCCATGACCTTTTGCGGTGAGCTCCACGCCGCTCATGTTCAGACCCTGGCCTTCGTCGCGGCCCTGAAGGCGCAGGACCTGCTCGTGCCCCGGCAGGCCGACGCCAAGCTGGCCAGCGGCCAGCCCCTGACCTTGGGCGGTTTCTTGGTCGTCGACCGCGAGCGATTCGCGGCCTTGCCCGACGCCGTGGTGCTGAACTGGCACCGCCAGGGCTGGCTGGCCCTGGTGCATTTCCACCTGGCCTCGCTGGACCGCTTCGCCGACCTGCTGGCCCGCGAGAGCGGCGCCGCGGGCTCGCCGACGGTCGCGGACCTGTCATCCGATCTTGCCAAAACGGCCTCAAAATCCACCGCTCGCTCCTCGAAGAAAGCTTAA
- a CDS encoding dipeptidase: MLTRRNLTALAAAAVVAPAVAHAPVASAKTAKGGVADPLRDLIVINSLGGLEDPNKANLDADAPLSKRVIDDAVASGLTAMNITLGYVSGDAEPFETSVRGVVSADKMVREHSDRLTKALTAADIRRAKADGKIALIYGFQNAAQMGTQVDRVDLFADLGVRVVQLTYNPQNQLGGGSMAAATLPLTPFGREVVERLNARRVIVDLSHSGQQTCLDTARASKAPICISHTGCRALNDVPRNKTDEELRLVADKGGYVGIYFMPFLADRQITGDDVCAHIEHAIKVCGEDAVGVGTDGGTTGIDDMEGWKKAFADQILHRRAMGVSAPGEQPDRFTFAPDMYGPDQFRILARKLAQRGHPPRRIEKVLGGNFLQYAADVWGG, encoded by the coding sequence ATGCTCACTCGCCGCAACCTCACCGCCCTCGCCGCCGCCGCCGTGGTCGCGCCGGCCGTCGCCCACGCCCCGGTTGCGAGCGCCAAGACCGCGAAGGGCGGCGTGGCCGATCCGCTGCGCGACCTGATCGTGATCAACAGCCTGGGCGGGCTGGAAGATCCCAACAAGGCCAATCTCGACGCCGACGCGCCGCTCAGCAAACGGGTGATCGACGATGCGGTCGCCTCGGGCCTGACGGCAATGAACATCACCCTTGGCTACGTCTCCGGCGACGCCGAGCCCTTCGAAACCTCGGTCCGTGGCGTCGTCTCCGCCGACAAGATGGTGCGCGAGCATTCCGACCGCCTGACCAAGGCCCTCACCGCCGCCGACATCCGCCGCGCCAAGGCCGACGGCAAGATCGCCCTCATCTACGGCTTCCAGAACGCCGCCCAGATGGGAACTCAAGTCGACCGGGTCGATCTGTTCGCCGACCTGGGCGTGCGGGTAGTCCAACTGACCTACAACCCGCAGAACCAGCTCGGCGGCGGTTCGATGGCGGCGGCGACCCTGCCGCTGACGCCGTTCGGCCGCGAGGTGGTCGAACGCCTGAACGCGCGCCGCGTTATCGTCGACCTGTCGCATAGCGGCCAGCAGACCTGCCTGGACACCGCCCGCGCCTCCAAGGCGCCGATTTGCATCAGTCATACCGGCTGCCGCGCCCTCAACGATGTGCCACGCAACAAGACCGACGAAGAGCTGCGTCTCGTCGCCGATAAAGGCGGCTATGTCGGGATCTACTTCATGCCCTTCCTGGCCGACCGTCAGATCACCGGCGACGACGTCTGCGCCCACATCGAGCACGCTATCAAGGTCTGCGGCGAAGACGCCGTGGGCGTCGGCACTGACGGCGGCACGACCGGCATCGACGACATGGAGGGTTGGAAGAAGGCCTTCGCCGACCAGATCCTGCATCGGCGCGCCATGGGCGTCTCGGCCCCGGGCGAACAACCCGACCGCTTCACCTTCGCGCCCGACATGTACGGCCCTGACCAATTCCGGATCCTGGCCCGCAAGCTGGCCCAGAGAGGGCACCCGCCTCGCCGCATCGAGAAGGTCCTGGGCGGCAATTTCCTGCAATACGCCGCCGACGTCTGGGGCGGGTAG
- a CDS encoding efflux RND transporter periplasmic adaptor subunit — protein MSHRLLLAALVGGLTAPLVACGGHDAAVDPRTQPPVVRVATAPAAIDGERQFTGVVSARIESQLGFRVPGKIVERLVDTGQTVRRGQPLMRIDAADYALAQAAQDQTVAAARARAVQAEADEARYRDLVGAGAVSGSTYDQIKAAALAARAQLQAAEAQARVSRNAAGYAVLVADADGVVVETLGEPGQVVAAGQTVVRLAHAGPREATIALPETLRPAVGSTATASVFGNDAAAPARLRQISDAADPRTRTFEARYVLDGALASAPLGATVSIALPGAVAGATKTGGRAVPLGALYDSGKGPGVWIVDAKTSTVSWRPVQLAAVGEETATVTAGLAAGERFVALGAHMLHQGERVSLQAGAAQ, from the coding sequence ATGTCGCATCGCTTGCTCCTCGCCGCCCTCGTCGGCGGCCTAACCGCCCCGCTCGTCGCGTGCGGCGGCCATGACGCCGCCGTCGATCCCCGCACCCAGCCGCCGGTCGTTCGGGTCGCCACCGCCCCCGCCGCCATCGACGGCGAGCGCCAGTTCACCGGCGTCGTCTCCGCCCGCATCGAGAGCCAGCTGGGCTTCCGCGTCCCGGGCAAGATCGTCGAGCGCCTGGTCGACACCGGCCAGACGGTGCGCCGGGGCCAGCCCCTGATGCGCATCGACGCCGCCGACTACGCCCTGGCCCAGGCCGCCCAGGACCAGACCGTAGCCGCCGCCCGGGCCCGCGCCGTCCAGGCCGAAGCCGACGAGGCCCGGTATCGCGACCTGGTCGGGGCCGGCGCGGTGTCGGGCTCGACCTACGATCAGATCAAGGCCGCCGCCCTGGCCGCCCGCGCCCAGTTGCAAGCCGCCGAGGCCCAGGCCCGGGTGTCGCGCAACGCCGCCGGCTACGCCGTGCTGGTCGCCGACGCCGATGGCGTGGTGGTCGAGACCCTGGGCGAGCCCGGCCAGGTGGTCGCCGCCGGCCAGACGGTCGTGCGCCTGGCCCATGCCGGTCCGCGCGAGGCGACGATCGCCCTGCCCGAGACCCTGCGCCCCGCCGTCGGCTCGACCGCCACCGCCTCGGTGTTCGGCAACGACGCCGCCGCCCCTGCCCGCCTGCGCCAGATCTCCGACGCCGCCGATCCCCGCACGCGCACCTTCGAGGCGCGCTACGTCCTGGACGGCGCTCTGGCCTCTGCCCCTCTGGGCGCCACGGTGAGCATCGCCCTTCCCGGTGCCGTGGCCGGCGCGACCAAGACCGGCGGCCGCGCCGTGCCCCTGGGCGCCCTCTATGACTCGGGCAAGGGCCCGGGCGTTTGGATCGTCGACGCCAAGACTTCGACGGTCAGCTGGCGCCCCGTCCAACTGGCGGCCGTCGGCGAAGAGACCGCCACGGTCACCGCCGGCCTCGCCGCCGGCGAACGCTTCGTGGCCCTGGGCGCGCACATGCTGCACCAAGGCGAGCGCGTCAGCCTGCAAGCCGGAGCGGCGCAATGA